A window of bacterium genomic DNA:
GGCCACCAGGTCGGCGGCGGCGCGGGCGTTGACCAAGCCCCAGCCCATCCTGTAGTCCGGGCCGGGATGCTCGCCCGCCTCGTTGGCCGTGTGGATGAGCAGGCCGCGCAGGGTGGAGGAAAGCGGGGCGCGCGGGCTGCCGTCCGCCTGGGCATGGCCATCCTGGTACTGCTTCTGCAGCAGGGCCAGCGCGCCCGCCACGGTTGGGCTGGCCGCGGAAGTGCCTGAGAACGTGGTGTAGGCGGCGGGTCCTGTGCGGGCCATGGTCTGCAAGGAACTACCATTGGCCACCACGTCCGGTTTGATGCGGCCATCGTCCGTGGGGCCGAAGGAGCTGTAACCGGTCACCACCACGTCGGCGGGCTGGCTCCAGCCGTTGGGCAGGTCGTTGACAGCGCCCACTGTCAGCACATTCTTGGCCAGGGCCTCCGGACCTAGGCTGTCGTAACCACTCAGGCCGCCGTCCCGCTCGCGCGGCGCCAGGCTGCTCACCCATTGCCCTCCCGTGAAAACGAAGTGCGGCACGCCCTCGGCCGGACCCGCGTCCTGCCGGTGATTGCCGGCGGAGCGGACCATGATCAGGCGGTTCATCAGCCAGGCTGTCTCATCGATCTGGCGCGACACCCCGCTGTAGTAGCCGAAGGCGGCATCCTCCACCGGGCTGATGGCCGGATTGCCGTGCCAGTACCAGTTGGGCGAGCTGTAGTTCCACCCGGTGGAGCTGCCGTAGGAATGGTTGGAGACGCGCAGGCCGACCCAGGCGGCATCCCCCACCTCATCCAGGTCGCTCTCCCAGTCCCAGCACTTGAGGCGGGCGGCGGGGGCCATTCCCTTGGCCGACTCCTGCACGCCCTGCGCGATGAGAATGCCCGCCACGCTGGTGCTGTGGCTGGTCAAGCTGGCCGGGTCGTCCATCACGTCGATGCGGCCCGTCACCTCCTGGTGGGTGGTGAGGGGACGGCCCGTGTCCCACATGCCCAGCCCCGCATAGCCGAGGCCGTCCATGTTCAGGCCGGAAGCGCCGCCCGGCCACAGCTGGTCCACGCCGATGCTCCGCGCCGCGATGAGCGTGTGGCTCTCATAATAGACCGGGCGATCGGAGTCGTCCAGGCCGGCCAGATGGAGGCGGGGGTCCAGGTTGAGCACGCCGGCGGGCCCTTCGCTGGCGGCGCGCAGTTGGATCAAGGCAGGGGTCACCCGCAAGGCGGGAGCGGCGGCCTGGGCCGGAAGCCCCGCCGACAGGATGACCAAGGGCAAAGCAAGCCCCGCAACCATGGGTCGCATGGACCTCCCACGTCTGGCAGTCGGTTGCCGTGTGCTGGGGCGATTGGGTCGCCCTTCATTCCGGACCGCCCAAGTGTATCATTCCAAAGCTGCTTATGGAACTCATACGGTCCTTTTATGGGCCGCTGGAGGCAAAGTAAAGGGCCGCCTGGGCGACCCTGTTCACCTCTCGATGCTTTTTCGCTCATCGGCTGGTCAGCTCAAAGCGGATGACCTGCTGCATGCGCACGGCCACGTTCTTGTCGCGCTGCTTGCCGGGCTTGAACTTCATCTTGCGCAGGGCCTCGATGGCGGCGTCCCCGAACCCGAGCCCCTCCGGTCGTTCACCGGCGATCTCGAAGTCCCGTGGCACCCCATCGGCGCCCACGATGAAGCGGATCTGGGCCAAGCCCTCCACTCCCGCCCGCTGGGCCATCTCCGGGTACTTGACGGCCTTGTAGAGCGCTTCCGTGCCACCGATCAGCTCGGGCTGCTCCTCGATGGCATAGAAGTCGATGATCTCCTCATCACCACCGGCCATGGGGGGTGGCGGGGGGGGGGCGATGTCCCAATCGTCCTCGTCGGCGAAGTCGATATCCTCCATGTCCGCCACCTCCTCATCCTCCTGGGCAATGGTGAAGGTGGGACGGCTGGGCTTGGGAATCGTTTTTTCCTGGATCGTCCGCTCGATCTCCTCGACCTTGATCTCGTCCGGGATGTAGTCCCGGATCTTGATCGACTTGTTGATCTCCTTGGAGACCAGGAACAAGACCACGAAGAGGGCGAGGGCGAAGGCCAGGCCCGCCTCCGTGAAGACGGGGAGCTTTCGGCGGATGTCCACATCCGGATGACGGGGAATGTGCATGGCTTAGCCCTGGTCCTTGAACCGCGTCGTGTAATTGATGCGCAGGGTGTAGGCCTTGCGGCACTGTTGCTGGACGTCTGTGACGACTTTCATGCGACAGTCCCGGTCCGCCTTCAGGGAAATCACGGTCTTGGGATTCTCGGTGCGCCGCTGGTAGAGGATCGGCGTCAACTCACTCAGGTCATCCTTGTTGTACATCTGATCGTCAAGCACCACTTGATTGTATTTGTCAATCCAGATGTACGCGATATCCCGCTTGCCCACTTCGATCTTGGCCGTGGTCTTGGCCTCGGGCACGATCACCGGCAGGCCGTCGAACTGCTTGAAGCTGGTCACCACCATGAAAAAGATGAGCAGGGTGAAAATGATGTCCGGCATGGAGGCCGACGGAATCTTCCCCTGGAAGGGGGCGGGTCGCTTGAGTTGGGCCATGCTTATTCCTCCGGCTCGGCGATGGAGATTTTGCTGGCCCCGGCGGCTTTCACTTGATCCAGCACGTACATGTAGTCGTCGTAGAGGGTGCCGCCCTGGGTCTTGATCGAGACGATCTTGTGGTACTTGCCTTCGGCGTCCTTGCCCTTCTCCTCGAGGCTGGTGCGGATGCGGTTGAGCAGTTCGCCCCGGTTGGCCAGCACCTCGGCATCCACCATGATCTCGCCCCCCTCCGAGACGAGGACGTTGAGCACCATGTCCTTCTTCAACTTGACCGTTTCCGTGCTCTCCGAGAACTCCGGCAGCGTGAGGGAGACGCCCTTGTCCGAGGTGATGGTGGTGGTCACCAGGAAGAAGATGATCAGCGTGAAGATGATGTCCGGCAGCGAGGCCGTCGGGACTTCACCCTCGAATTTGGAACTGCGTTTCAGCGCCATGTGACACCTCAAGTTGGCGTGCGAGCCGGGCGCTGGCTACTTCCTGCCCTGCACGATCAGGCTCTCGACCAGCTGGACCGAGGCCTCCTCCATGTCCACCACCAGGGCCTGGATCTTGGCCGTGAAGATGGAGAAGAAGAACTGGGAGATCATGGCGGAGATCAGGCCGAAAATGGTGGTGAGCAACGCCTGGCCGATGCCGGCGGCCACGATGGAGGGGCTGATGTCGTTGGCTTTGGCAATCTCTTCAAAGGCACTCATCATGCCCGCCACCGTGCCGGTGAAGCCGAACATGGGGGCGAGGGCGATGGCCGTGGACAGCCAGACAAGGCCGCGCTCCAGCAGGGCCAACTCCACCGAGGCGGCGTTGACGATGGCCTTCTCCACCGTGTCGATGCCACGATCGAAGCGGATGAGGCCGGCGTGCATGATCGACGCCACCGGACCGCGGGTGCTGGCGCAGATTTCGCTGGCCTTGTCGACGCCTCCCTCCTTGAGGGCCTCCTGGATGCGCAGCATGAAGCGCTTGGTGTTCTGGGACGCCATGAAGAGGTGGACCGCCTTCACGATGATCATCATGAGCGCCAGGATCGTGATGATCAGGATGGGGTGCATGAAGAGGCCGCCGTCGACGTAGTACTTGAGCATGGGAATGCATCCTCCGCCTGATTGATTGTCCCCCGGAACAGGCTGGCTGCCAGCGGTCTCGCAGGGGTTTTCAAAGCCGCGAAAACCTACTGAACCGCCTGTCCAATGTCAAACAAGGAGCCTCTCGAGCGGCTTGGGAAGCGCCTGCGCCCCCGGCCGGCCCGACCTCTCAGCGACCCCGGCTGGCCAGGTGCTGGATGCGTTCGGCCTCCCCGAAGAGCAGCCGGGCCTCCGCCACCACGGGATCCATGTCCAGATCCACCATCAAGGAGGAGTCGCGCCCAAACACGACGCGGGCCACTTCACGTTTGAGATAGCCCTGGATCCAGTGCAGGTCCTGCCGCCACTGCTCCTCGTTGAAGGCGACCTTGTCGCCCACGAAGTCCGTGAAATCCCGCAGGATGGAATCGCCGGGCTGCCAGGTCCGGCGGAAACCCTCCCAGCCCAGCTCCTCCAGCTGCCGGCGAAACGGGCCGGAGGTGGCGGCGTGGTTGGCGAAATCGAAGAAGGACTGCTGGATGCGCAGGCGGCTTGTGTACTGGCTGAGGCGGCCGCTGCGGATGCGCACGTCCGGTGTGATGCCGCCGCCGCCGTAGACCTTGCGCCCGGCGCGGGTGCGGTAGACCGGTCGGTTGGCCGTGCTGTCGGCGATGAGGTTGGGGTCGGTCTCGTCCCAGGCCTCTTCGTAGTAGGAGGCCAGTCCCTTGTCGAAGGGCCGCTGGATGAGGCGCCGGCTGGGTGTGTAATAGCGGGCGATGGTGAGGCGCACGGCCGAGGAGTCCCTCATCTCGAGCTGGCGCTGGACCAAGCCCTTTCCAAAGCTGGTCTGGCCCGCGACCAAGCCGCGGTCGTGGTCCTGGATGGCGCCGGCCACGATCTCGCTGGCGCTGGCGCTGCCTTGGTTGATGAGCACGACGAGCGGCAGGGCGGGCAGGTCGTCCCCGTCGGTGGATTTCAACACGCTGCCGAACTGGGGCAGGCGCCCCTCCGTGGACACGATGGTCAGGCCGCCGGGCAGGAAGAGGTCGGCGATCTTGTGGGCCTGCTCCAGGTAGCCGCCGGAGTTGTTGCGCAAATCGAAGATGAGCTTCTTCATGCCCAGGGTCTGCAGGGTGGCCACGGCCTGGCGCATCTCCTCGTCGGAGGTGGCCATGAAGCGGTTGAGGCGCAGGTAGCCCACCTCGCCGTCCAGCATGAAGACCGACTCCACGCTGTAAATGGGGATCTTCTCCCGCACGATGGTGAAGGTGAGCGGCTCGTCCAGCCCCGCCCGCCGCACCTTGATCACCACCGCCGTGCCGCCCTTTCCCTTGAGCTTGCGCTGCACCTCCTCGTTGGTGATGCCCCAGGTGGCCTTGCCGTCGATCTCGGTGATCACGTCGCCGGGGCTGAGGCCCAGCCGGTCGCTGGGCGTGCCGGGAATGGCGGAGACCACGGTCAGCAGCTTGTCCCGGATCTGGAAATAGATGCCGATGCCCTCGAACTCGCCCTGGAACTCCTCGTTGATCTTGCGCAGCTCATCGGCCGGGATGTAGTTGGAGTGCGGATCCAGCTCGTCCAGCATGCCGCGGATGGCCCCGTCCACCACCTTGGAGAGGTCGGCCTCGTCCACGTAGAAGTCGCGGACCATCTCCATGACGGCGTTGATCTTGCCCAGGCCTTCCATCGGGCTGCGCACCGAGGCGTGGGGATCCTGGCGGCTGAGGACCAGGAGCAGCCCGAGCAGAAGGATGCCCGGGATCAGCCAAAGGAAGGAGGCGAGTCGTTTCATGGCGCCAACTTAGCAGACGGGAATCGGGTTTTCTTGACGCCGGCGACCGGCCGGCGGGCTCCCTTGATCGAGGCGGCCATCTCCATGCAAGTCCCGGGCCATTGTCCGCGAGGCGGCGGGGCCGGATGCATCCGTCACACCCCTGTCCACGTGTGGCGCGCCCAGCGGTCGCCGGGCAGGGCGCGCAGACGGCCGGCCAGCTCACCTTCCAGCAATCGGGCGGCCAGCTCGGAGGGGTCCAGGCCCAGGCGCCCGGCCAGCCGGTCCATGTCGCAGGGTGTTTCAAGCGCCTGCCATAGAAGCGGGTCGGCCTGGGCCGCCGCATCGTCCCTGCCGCCGCCGTCGTCCGCGCCCTGTTCCAGGTCGGGCATCCCGTCCACGCTGGGAGTCGGGGCGGGAGCCGGCAGCGGCAGGCACAGGGGCAGGCCGCCCAGGTCCTCGCGCAGGTGCTCGTCCGTGGCACACAGGCGGGCGCCCTCGCGGATGAGCCGATGGCTGCCCGCGAAGAGCGGATGGTCGGCCGGGCCGGGGCAGACCAGCACTTCGCGGCCCTCCTCGACCGCGTGGTGCGCCGTGGAGAGGGCGCCGCTGCGCAGGGGCGCCTGGGCCACGATCACGGCGCGGCTGAGCCCGGCGATGACGCGGTTGCGGCGGGGAAAGCGCCAGGTCTCGGGCCTTGTCCAGGGCGGCCACTCGCTCACAAGCAGGCCCTCGGCGGCGATGCGGGCGAAGAGGTCGACATGGCAACCGGGATAGGGCCGGTCGAAGCCCGAGCCCAGCACGGCCACGGTGCGCGCGCAGCCGGCCGCGCCATGGGCGGCGGCATCGATCCCGGCGGCGCCGCCCGAGACGACGACGAAGCCCAGACGGGCCAACCGGGTGGCGATGCGCCGGGTCCAGTCCACGGCCCTGGCGTCCGGCTGGCGGGTTCCCACCACGGCCACGCCCTCCCCGCGCAAGAGGGAAAGCCTGCCCTGGCAGAAGAGCGGATCGGGTGGACGGGTCAGGGCGGCCAGGCAGGGCGGATAATGGGCCATGCCCGGTCGCAGCAGCGACAGGCGGCCCGCCGCCAGATCCCTGGAGAGGCGGCGCCAGCGCTCACTCTCCTCGCTGCCGGGATCCAGGGCTCGGCGCAGGGCGGCGCCCTGCCCCCCGCTGTCTTGCGGGAGCAGGTCGAGGGGCGCTCGCCCCGACCGCAGGCGATCAAGCATGGCGTCGCGCAGCCCGACGCCCAGTTTGTCGTGGCAGAGGATGGCAAGGCGGGCGGGGTCCATTGGCGCTCCTTTCCGTCGGGAAGGGAGCAGGTACCTCGCGGGGGGCGGCGCGGGTTCCGGCCCAAACGACCAAGCCGGAGCGGGAGGAACGGCCTGTCGGGTGGACTTGACAGGGGACCGCCCCCAAGGCGCCGCCCGCTTGCGCCGTCAATCCCCAGGAACAGAGGTCATTTGATCAGCAGCAGGCGGGCCGTCTGCTCTTCCCCGGCGAAGCGGGCCCGGGCGAAGTAGGTCCCGCTTGCCCAGCGCGAGGCGTCCAGGTAGAGGCGATAGACGCCCGGTTCCAGCCGGGCGCGGGCCAGCACGGTCATCTCGCGTCCCAGGAGGTCGTAGACGCGCAGGTCCAGTTGTCCGGCCCGGTCCAGCTCAAGTTCCAGCGTGGTGGACGGATTGAAGGGGTTGGGATAGGGTGGCCGCAGGCGGAAGCGCTGGGGCAGCTCGGCCAGGCCCGGCTGCGGCGCATGGACGAAGCCCTCCACCGGCGTGTAGGCGGCTTCCGTCGCCAGCGGGCCGCCCCGCCAGCCAATGTCGGCGCGGCTGCCGTCGAAGGCGTCCAGCCATTGGGGCGAAGGATCGCCGGCGTCCACCAGCGGCGAGTCGGCGAAGAGCCGGAAGTCGGCCCCCTCGTCCACGCGCGGACTGCCCTGGCCGGCCCGCAAGTCGCTGAGCAGGCGCGTGCTGTCGTTGAAGGCGACCCAGTGGGTCACGTTTACCAGGCTGTTGTCAGCCTGGCGCAGCCAGCCGTTGCGGCAATCGAACCAGTTCCATTCGGCGCGGACCGTGCTGGCCGCGTCCAGCCAGAGGGCCCGCGGCGTGCTGGCCAGGTAGATGTCGCGCTGGGCATTGGTGAAGTACTCGCCGAAGTGGACGCTGCGCCACTGGAACAGGTTGTTGCGCACGTCCAGCGTGGAGTTGAGCGACTGCACCCGGCCGAAGCCCAGGTGGGTCGTCTGCGGCCAGCGCGGGAAGCCGGCGCTCAGGATCTGCACCGTCTGGAAGCTGTTGTTGGCGATCAGCGCCTCGCCGTCCACCACCGTGACGCCCACCACCGGGTTGATGAACAGGTTGTTCTGGACGCGGTGGCCCTGACCGCCCGCCAGATAGACGGCGGAGCTTCCCAGCAGCAGGCTGTCGGCGGGGCGCTCGAAGCGGCAGCGCGCGATCTCCACCGGCGTGTCCACGGACAGCACGCTGGTCCGCGTGCGGACGAAGCGGCAATCGGAGATGGGGATCGGGCTGGTGTTGCCCACGTGCTCCAGTTGCAGGGCGGTGGCGTAGCCCTCGAACTGGGCGTGGGCGATCCCCTCGATCACCGCCCCTTCCTGGGCTCGGAGGAAGTGTGGACGACGGTCGGAGGAGCGGGTGTGGGTGGCCAGGGAGCGGAAGATGACGGGCTTCTCCGCGCTGCCCTCCACGCTCAGGGAACCGGCCACGTCGAAGACCCAGCCTTCCAACGGCATGTCGCCGGACACGAGGCTGCTGCCCTCCTCGATGCGCAGGCTGGCTCCCGCCGGGACATGCACCGGACCCACCAGGAAGACGGCGCCCGTGGACTCGGCGATCACGCCGCTCACCTCGCCCGAAAGCAGGGCATAGCGCGGACGGATGTCCAGCGTGAGGCTGTCCGAGGCGAAGGTGTCGGTGAAGCGCACGTCCAGGCGCACGACGGCGGTGTCCAGTTGCAGGTTCAGCCACAGGCTGTCGCCCAGCACCATGGGCTGCGGCACGCCGTTCAACCAGGTGTTGTAGCGGTAACTTTGCAGCACGCCCAGCCGCCCGGCGTTGTCGTCCACCACGCGCAAGCGGACCTGGGCGATGGATCCCGCCGTCAAATGGTCCACCACCACGACCGGTTGGCCCAGGCAATCTCCCGCCGGACAGGGCTCCACCTGCACCAGGCGCGGCGGCACGTTGGGCTCGAAGTCCAGGACGGCGGTCAGGGAATCCTCATGGACCTGATCCTCCACCTGGTTGACGCCGTGCACGCGCACGGTGAACTGGCCGGTCTGCTGGAACTGGCGTGGCCAGATGAGGGCAAGGCGGTTGCGGTTCATCTGCTGAAGCTGAAGGCCGGGCGGCCCCTCCAGCAGGGTCCAGGTGGCGGGCGGGTAGGCCTCCATCTCGATCTGGCCCAGGTAGGAATAGCCCAGCACCCACTGGGAAGGACTCGGGAGGGTGAGGATGCG
This region includes:
- a CDS encoding S8 family serine peptidase is translated as MRPMVAGLALPLVILSAGLPAQAAAPALRVTPALIQLRAASEGPAGVLNLDPRLHLAGLDDSDRPVYYESHTLIAARSIGVDQLWPGGASGLNMDGLGYAGLGMWDTGRPLTTHQEVTGRIDVMDDPASLTSHSTSVAGILIAQGVQESAKGMAPAARLKCWDWESDLDEVGDAAWVGLRVSNHSYGSSTGWNYSSPNWYWHGNPAISPVEDAAFGYYSGVSRQIDETAWLMNRLIMVRSAGNHRQDAGPAEGVPHFVFTGGQWVSSLAPRERDGGLSGYDSLGPEALAKNVLTVGAVNDLPNGWSQPADVVVTGYSSFGPTDDGRIKPDVVANGSSLQTMARTGPAAYTTFSGTSAASPTVAGALALLQKQYQDGHAQADGSPRAPLSSTLRGLLIHTANEAGEHPGPDYRMGWGLVNARAAADLVA
- a CDS encoding energy transducer TonB, translating into MHIPRHPDVDIRRKLPVFTEAGLAFALALFVVLFLVSKEINKSIKIRDYIPDEIKVEEIERTIQEKTIPKPSRPTFTIAQEDEEVADMEDIDFADEDDWDIAPPPPPPMAGGDEEIIDFYAIEEQPELIGGTEALYKAVKYPEMAQRAGVEGLAQIRFIVGADGVPRDFEIAGERPEGLGFGDAAIEALRKMKFKPGKQRDKNVAVRMQQVIRFELTSR
- a CDS encoding biopolymer transporter ExbD translates to MAQLKRPAPFQGKIPSASMPDIIFTLLIFFMVVTSFKQFDGLPVIVPEAKTTAKIEVGKRDIAYIWIDKYNQVVLDDQMYNKDDLSELTPILYQRRTENPKTVISLKADRDCRMKVVTDVQQQCRKAYTLRINYTTRFKDQG
- a CDS encoding biopolymer transporter ExbD, which codes for MALKRSSKFEGEVPTASLPDIIFTLIIFFLVTTTITSDKGVSLTLPEFSESTETVKLKKDMVLNVLVSEGGEIMVDAEVLANRGELLNRIRTSLEEKGKDAEGKYHKIVSIKTQGGTLYDDYMYVLDQVKAAGASKISIAEPEE
- a CDS encoding MotA/TolQ/ExbB proton channel family protein; translation: MLKYYVDGGLFMHPILIITILALMMIIVKAVHLFMASQNTKRFMLRIQEALKEGGVDKASEICASTRGPVASIMHAGLIRFDRGIDTVEKAIVNAASVELALLERGLVWLSTAIALAPMFGFTGTVAGMMSAFEEIAKANDISPSIVAAGIGQALLTTIFGLISAMISQFFFSIFTAKIQALVVDMEEASVQLVESLIVQGRK
- a CDS encoding S41 family peptidase, producing MKRLASFLWLIPGILLLGLLLVLSRQDPHASVRSPMEGLGKINAVMEMVRDFYVDEADLSKVVDGAIRGMLDELDPHSNYIPADELRKINEEFQGEFEGIGIYFQIRDKLLTVVSAIPGTPSDRLGLSPGDVITEIDGKATWGITNEEVQRKLKGKGGTAVVIKVRRAGLDEPLTFTIVREKIPIYSVESVFMLDGEVGYLRLNRFMATSDEEMRQAVATLQTLGMKKLIFDLRNNSGGYLEQAHKIADLFLPGGLTIVSTEGRLPQFGSVLKSTDGDDLPALPLVVLINQGSASASEIVAGAIQDHDRGLVAGQTSFGKGLVQRQLEMRDSSAVRLTIARYYTPSRRLIQRPFDKGLASYYEEAWDETDPNLIADSTANRPVYRTRAGRKVYGGGGITPDVRIRSGRLSQYTSRLRIQQSFFDFANHAATSGPFRRQLEELGWEGFRRTWQPGDSILRDFTDFVGDKVAFNEEQWRQDLHWIQGYLKREVARVVFGRDSSLMVDLDMDPVVAEARLLFGEAERIQHLASRGR
- the dprA gene encoding DNA-processing protein DprA, with product MDPARLAILCHDKLGVGLRDAMLDRLRSGRAPLDLLPQDSGGQGAALRRALDPGSEESERWRRLSRDLAAGRLSLLRPGMAHYPPCLAALTRPPDPLFCQGRLSLLRGEGVAVVGTRQPDARAVDWTRRIATRLARLGFVVVSGGAAGIDAAAHGAAGCARTVAVLGSGFDRPYPGCHVDLFARIAAEGLLVSEWPPWTRPETWRFPRRNRVIAGLSRAVIVAQAPLRSGALSTAHHAVEEGREVLVCPGPADHPLFAGSHRLIREGARLCATDEHLREDLGGLPLCLPLPAPAPTPSVDGMPDLEQGADDGGGRDDAAAQADPLLWQALETPCDMDRLAGRLGLDPSELAARLLEGELAGRLRALPGDRWARHTWTGV
- a CDS encoding T9SS type A sorting domain-containing protein: MMLSTGAWRQLTRLLLILAAGAAAQGQTMLPDTLRPEEGRTFWLTAEGSPYLCETTVNVMAGDTLRARPGATLRFANGSGLIVSGTLIVEGKRDSLVRFDLAEGALSRWLGIQLRQVAGSDSTRSILRYAHVNAANSVLNMNKPPAGTDGISARVERCLFTNSNLGPVCYGPGRYWFQNCLFDEISTFALYSAGARMDVINNIFLPHSVNTWAYGVMLFNPVAPVFEQVRYNCFYGGPANEWQNFITTYSSNETEYTQHDPDSTHVLADPLLDEFLVPLAESPLIDAGDPDYQDPDQTRSDIGPFYSLGAIAPCRILTLPSPSQWVLGYSYLGQIEMEAYPPATWTLLEGPPGLQLQQMNRNRLALIWPRQFQQTGQFTVRVHGVNQVEDQVHEDSLTAVLDFEPNVPPRLVQVEPCPAGDCLGQPVVVVDHLTAGSIAQVRLRVVDDNAGRLGVLQSYRYNTWLNGVPQPMVLGDSLWLNLQLDTAVVRLDVRFTDTFASDSLTLDIRPRYALLSGEVSGVIAESTGAVFLVGPVHVPAGASLRIEEGSSLVSGDMPLEGWVFDVAGSLSVEGSAEKPVIFRSLATHTRSSDRRPHFLRAQEGAVIEGIAHAQFEGYATALQLEHVGNTSPIPISDCRFVRTRTSVLSVDTPVEIARCRFERPADSLLLGSSAVYLAGGQGHRVQNNLFINPVVGVTVVDGEALIANNSFQTVQILSAGFPRWPQTTHLGFGRVQSLNSTLDVRNNLFQWRSVHFGEYFTNAQRDIYLASTPRALWLDAASTVRAEWNWFDCRNGWLRQADNSLVNVTHWVAFNDSTRLLSDLRAGQGSPRVDEGADFRLFADSPLVDAGDPSPQWLDAFDGSRADIGWRGGPLATEAAYTPVEGFVHAPQPGLAELPQRFRLRPPYPNPFNPSTTLELELDRAGQLDLRVYDLLGREMTVLARARLEPGVYRLYLDASRWASGTYFARARFAGEEQTARLLLIK